One stretch of Lacrimispora sphenoides DNA includes these proteins:
- a CDS encoding DsbA family protein, which produces MKRELHVFFDYICPYCLEAHKYLKELIPDCLDVTIVWHPCESHPRPDRYGPHSDLCIQGYFYAVDKGIDILEYHERMYQAAQKEYVNIEDIAALSECVSDLVDADDFRLSLLLGTYRSKLDESNKLAFENSGVWAVPAYRMGALKLDAIENVGVSKEQIRHLLKNPSI; this is translated from the coding sequence ATGAAACGTGAGTTACATGTCTTTTTTGATTATATCTGTCCTTATTGTCTGGAAGCACATAAATATTTAAAGGAGCTTATCCCGGACTGTCTGGATGTTACCATAGTCTGGCATCCGTGCGAATCGCATCCTAGACCGGATCGGTATGGCCCCCACAGTGATCTGTGCATACAAGGGTATTTCTATGCTGTTGATAAGGGGATTGATATTTTAGAATATCATGAACGAATGTATCAGGCAGCTCAGAAAGAGTATGTTAATATTGAAGATATTGCTGCTCTTTCTGAGTGCGTCAGTGATCTGGTTGATGCTGATGACTTTCGGCTGTCACTCCTGCTGGGAACTTATCGCAGTAAGCTTGACGAGTCTAACAAGCTTGCCTTTGAGAATTCTGGTGTATGGGCTGTCCCTGCATATAGAATGGGCGCTTTAAAGCTTGATGCAATTGAAAATGTGGGTGTTTCCAAAGAACAGATCCGGCATCTTTTAAAGAACCCCAGCATTTGA
- a CDS encoding oxidoreductase gives MKIAEWLKQKSGLSTVAVGLITDPHQVEEILGGERADRVALGRELLRDPYWALHMTRDLGVEYPWPEQYLRGFQARK, from the coding sequence GTGAAAATTGCCGAGTGGTTAAAACAGAAATCTGGTCTGTCTACGGTTGCCGTTGGTCTGATTACGGACCCGCATCAGGTGGAGGAAATCCTAGGTGGAGAACGGGCGGACCGGGTAGCTTTGGGCCGGGAACTTCTGCGTGATCCTTACTGGGCGCTGCATATGACTCGTGATTTGGGAGTTGAATATCCGTGGCCGGAGCAGTATCTGCGTGGTTTTCAGGCAAGAAAGTGA